One window of the Trifolium pratense cultivar HEN17-A07 linkage group LG2, ARS_RC_1.1, whole genome shotgun sequence genome contains the following:
- the LOC123907763 gene encoding PXMP2/4 family protein 4-like produces the protein MSSRNMAKQLFLHDLSTTFRQCPPHVRRFHPLNKPHDFPHRISLRSSFSPKTKASFSSSSSSSSKSNSKKVGFVDWYLRKLETYPVITKSITSSLIFTAADLTSQMITSSSSASYDLKRTFRMAIYGGLILGPSQHMWFNFLSKILPNRDLATTLKKILMGQAVFGPVINTVFFSYNGALQGKNGSEIIAMLKRDLLPTLLGGALFWPICDFVTFKYIPVHLQPLMNSSCAYVWTIYLSYMANRTNLTEA, from the exons ATGAGTTCACGAAACATGGCGAAACAGTTATTCCTCCATGATCTTTCTACTACATTCCGACAATGCCCACCACATGTTCGACGTTTTCACCCACTCAATAAACCACATGATTTCCCTCACAGAATTTCGCTCCGTTCTTCTTTCTCACCAAAGACCAAAGCCtcattctcttcttcttcttcttcttcttctaaatctaACTCTAAGAAAGTTGGGTTTGTTGATTGGTATTTGCGTAAGCTTGAAACTTACCCGGTTATCACAAAGAGCATAACTTCCTCGCTTATTTTCACTGCTGCTGATTTGACATCACAG ATGATTACATCATCCTCTTCTGCTTCGTATGATTTAAAAAGGACATTCCGCATGGCAATATATGGGGGTCTAATCTTGGGACCATCGCAGCATATGTGGTTTAATTTTCTGTCCAAAATTTTACCTAACAGAGATTTGGCAACAACCTTGAAGAAAATTTTAATGGGACAAGCTGTATTTGGCCCTGTCATCAATACTGTTTTCTTTTCCTATAATGGTGCTTTACAAg GTAAAAATGGGTCCGAAATTATTGCCATGCTGAAGCGAGATCTACTTCCTACATTATTAGGCGGTGCCTTGTTTTGGCCTATATGTGATTTTGTTACATTCAAATACATTCCAGTGCATTTGCAG CCATTGATGAATAGTTCCTGCGCATATGTATGGACCATTTATTTATCTTACATGGCAAACCGAACAAACTTAACTGAAGCTTAG